The [Clostridium] celerecrescens 18A genomic sequence GGACTGGTATGTTACCATACCAATGGGTATCATAACAACTGAAGATGCAATCATTACAGTCTGTCTGGAGGACACTACAGTTCTTAATGCATTTATGGACGGCAGGGTGAGGGATTTCCACACCTATATGAAAACCCGGTTTATCCTGCAGATTCTTTATAAGAATGCATCTTTGTATCTGCAATATTTAAGGATTATAGACAAAAAGAGCGGGGAGGTGGAAGAGAAGCTTCATAAATCCACTAAGAACCGGGAACTTATCGAGCTTTTGGAGCTGGAAAAGAGCCTTGTATACTTTACCACATCTTTACGCTCCAATGAGATGGTGCTTGAAAAACTGATGAGAAACGAAAAAATCAAGAAGTACCCTGAGGATACGGAGCTTTTGGAGGATGTCATTGTAGAGAACAAGCAGGCGATCGAGATGGCAAACATCTACAGCGGGATTTTAAGCGGTACCATGGATGCTTTTGCTTCCGTCATATCCAATAACTTAAATATTGTAATGAAGTTTCTGGCAACCATAACCATTGTTATGTCCATACCAACTATGGTGGCAAGCTTTTACGGAATGAATGTTAATTCCCTTGGCATGCCTTTTGCGGATAATCCTCATGGCTTTATCATCGTTTTAGGTCTGACGCTGGCCCTGACGCTGATTGTAGCGTGGATTTTTTCTAAAAAGGATCTGTTTTAGCTTTAGCAGTAAAGAGGAAACACCCTGTGGGTATACCTTTATGCCCAAAAGGCATGGGCAGAAATGA encodes the following:
- a CDS encoding magnesium transporter CorA family protein, giving the protein MIQIYKTEDGLIQQKDELSPGSWIALTNPTATEILEIANTCKIDPDDLRAPLDEEERSRIQTEDHYTLILVDVPTIEERGGKDWYVTIPMGIITTEDAIITVCLEDTTVLNAFMDGRVRDFHTYMKTRFILQILYKNASLYLQYLRIIDKKSGEVEEKLHKSTKNRELIELLELEKSLVYFTTSLRSNEMVLEKLMRNEKIKKYPEDTELLEDVIVENKQAIEMANIYSGILSGTMDAFASVISNNLNIVMKFLATITIVMSIPTMVASFYGMNVNSLGMPFADNPHGFIIVLGLTLALTLIVAWIFSKKDLF